In the Paraburkholderia caribensis genome, one interval contains:
- a CDS encoding NAD(P)-binding domain-containing protein, with amino-acid sequence MGDEVLIVITTLPNSHLVSEVLFSKDGIARNLKPGSMVAYMSLATPARTVEAADSFRLCIACADAPLSSGGL; translated from the coding sequence GTGGGCGACGAAGTTCTGATCGTCATCACCACGCTTCCAAACAGCCACCTAGTTAGCGAAGTACTCTTCAGCAAGGATGGCATCGCGCGCAACCTCAAACCCGGCAGCATGGTCGCCTACATGAGTCTGGCAACGCCGGCGCGTACCGTTGAGGCAGCGGATAGTTTTAGGCTCTGCATCGCGTGTGCTGATGCACCTCTTTCCAGCGGCGGGCTGTGA
- a CDS encoding sensor histidine kinase, with the protein MRLKLIRRSVNETPGGDATRWHVTAFRWLCVYSVIFALSILMLSGFVGWSMTKRIEFGDDSLIHWERMYFHGIPNAGISAAIQARIAGDGTHANYYGLFAPNGVRIAGNIAALPVGLPPDTVKRTLRAALVVDGVGREPVVRAMALRRSNGSTLVIARDLTEQLSIRKAIVDALMGGGLAYLSGSFAVGLLLSWRQLRRVRAMRHATRAISNGDLERRLPTGGGDELDMLAHLVNQMLGRIVRLMGDVKSACDGIAHDLRTPLARVQLLLATASRRTDASGDRETARILDAARQETEQLLVRFQAILRISEIGARRRKAFGPVDMAALVRDLCELYEPLAEDRGVGWLIDVNEVPCFEGDRALLFEAIGNLLDNAVKFTPPGGTVRVGLTNGREGALLSIADDGPGIAESERELVLECFYRAKNSKGVSGSGVGLSIVVAVLDLHGFALRIAQNERSTGTLMRVECWAATRDH; encoded by the coding sequence ATGCGTCTGAAACTGATCCGCCGCTCCGTGAATGAAACACCGGGCGGGGACGCTACGCGCTGGCATGTCACCGCGTTTCGTTGGCTGTGTGTGTATTCCGTTATCTTTGCGTTGTCGATACTGATGCTGTCTGGATTTGTCGGTTGGTCGATGACAAAGCGCATCGAATTCGGTGACGACTCGCTAATCCACTGGGAGCGCATGTACTTTCATGGGATACCGAATGCGGGCATTTCCGCGGCTATACAGGCCAGGATCGCCGGCGATGGGACGCACGCGAACTACTATGGACTATTTGCCCCGAACGGCGTGCGCATCGCCGGCAACATCGCGGCGTTGCCGGTGGGGCTTCCTCCAGATACCGTGAAGCGCACCCTTCGCGCGGCCCTTGTGGTGGATGGGGTTGGTCGCGAGCCCGTCGTGAGGGCGATGGCTCTGCGTCGCTCCAACGGCAGCACACTCGTCATAGCGCGCGATTTAACCGAGCAGCTTTCGATTCGAAAGGCGATCGTCGATGCGCTCATGGGCGGCGGCCTTGCCTATCTGAGCGGAAGTTTCGCCGTGGGCCTGCTTTTAAGTTGGCGGCAACTGCGCCGTGTGCGAGCGATGAGGCATGCGACGCGGGCCATCTCGAACGGCGATCTCGAGCGGCGGCTGCCCACAGGTGGCGGCGACGAGCTCGACATGCTGGCCCACCTCGTCAATCAAATGCTTGGCCGCATCGTGAGACTGATGGGAGATGTCAAGTCGGCGTGCGACGGTATCGCTCACGATCTGCGTACGCCGCTCGCGCGGGTGCAGCTTCTGCTAGCCACGGCAAGTCGACGTACCGATGCGAGCGGTGACCGTGAAACCGCACGGATTCTCGATGCGGCGCGCCAGGAAACCGAGCAATTGCTGGTGCGATTTCAGGCCATTCTGCGGATTTCGGAGATCGGCGCGCGGCGCCGGAAGGCGTTCGGTCCGGTCGACATGGCGGCACTGGTTCGAGACCTGTGCGAACTTTACGAGCCGCTTGCCGAAGATCGCGGCGTGGGCTGGCTCATCGACGTGAACGAGGTACCGTGCTTCGAGGGTGACCGCGCCTTGCTGTTCGAGGCCATCGGTAATTTGCTCGACAACGCCGTCAAGTTTACGCCCCCTGGCGGCACAGTGCGTGTGGGTCTCACGAACGGTAGAGAGGGCGCACTGCTTTCGATCGCAGACGACGGACCAGGAATTGCCGAAAGCGAGCGGGAACTGGTCCTGGAATGTTTTTATCGTGCAAAGAACTCAAAAGGTGTAAGCGGCAGCGGGGTGGGCCTTAGTATCGTCGTGGCTGTGCTCGATCTGCACGGTTTCGCCTTGCGTATCGCACAAAACGAGCGCAGCACAGGGACGCTGATGCGGGTGGAGTGCTGGGCCGCAACGCGCGACCATTGA
- a CDS encoding sensor histidine kinase — protein MSQLRSLSVLQNLSITHRISATLIFALLFVAIVSGVLTIGTFLQWNFSGYILDQRAFEVIASAVSRTPDGHLAIIETPALRALEREAPALWFAVRDVGGEQVTHGVSSAACLSIVNRLPRIFVADVTDVSEHSNLSCKLRTMRGDLGLIQVAYGGGPLVRAWKGIGVMVLDYLEIPFFVPLLLLAVSTIPLVVALAVRRVRDIAELARYVDIERSGLRLPEAGLPSEVAPLVRAFNAALARVDAGRAQQERFIADAAHELRTPVAIIQARLDAMEDSPLKLKLEQDIERLGELTDSLLDLQSIKSIAPQMTLLDFVALVSDTLAELAPVVVSKGHEIEFICGIDRVDMTADPVALRRLIVNLIQNAIKHGGEDVTIAVEVKANATHAVMEVTDTGPGIPPAWRDQIFESFSRYSRSAPGAGLGLAIVREIAMMHGGRASYFEPGMRGTGIRVQLPCSTGGRQERLTA, from the coding sequence ATGAGCCAGCTTCGCTCGCTGTCGGTGCTGCAAAATCTCTCGATTACGCACCGGATCTCCGCAACACTCATCTTCGCACTGCTTTTCGTCGCCATCGTCTCCGGCGTCCTGACAATTGGCACTTTCCTGCAATGGAATTTTTCCGGCTACATACTCGACCAGCGTGCCTTCGAGGTCATCGCTAGTGCCGTATCGCGCACGCCTGACGGCCATCTCGCCATCATCGAAACCCCGGCACTGCGCGCGCTCGAACGCGAGGCGCCTGCCTTGTGGTTTGCCGTACGCGACGTGGGCGGTGAGCAGGTCACGCACGGTGTTAGCTCGGCCGCTTGCTTGTCTATCGTGAACCGTCTTCCACGCATCTTCGTGGCCGACGTCACTGACGTCAGCGAGCACAGCAACCTCTCCTGCAAGCTCCGAACCATGCGGGGCGACCTTGGCCTCATTCAGGTCGCTTACGGGGGCGGGCCGCTCGTGCGCGCTTGGAAAGGTATTGGTGTGATGGTGCTCGATTATCTGGAAATTCCATTCTTCGTGCCGCTCCTGCTGCTCGCCGTTTCAACGATCCCGCTCGTCGTCGCACTCGCGGTGCGTCGCGTAAGGGACATTGCGGAGCTCGCGCGCTACGTCGATATCGAACGCAGTGGCCTTCGACTGCCGGAAGCCGGATTACCAAGCGAAGTGGCTCCGCTCGTACGCGCATTCAATGCGGCACTCGCCCGTGTTGACGCGGGCCGCGCGCAGCAAGAACGCTTCATTGCCGACGCCGCGCACGAACTGCGCACCCCAGTTGCCATTATCCAGGCGCGGCTGGATGCCATGGAAGACAGTCCGCTTAAGCTTAAACTGGAGCAGGATATCGAGCGCCTCGGCGAATTGACCGACTCCTTGCTCGACCTGCAATCGATCAAGAGCATCGCCCCACAAATGACTTTGCTTGATTTTGTCGCGCTCGTCTCCGACACACTCGCCGAACTCGCACCGGTCGTCGTAAGCAAGGGCCACGAGATCGAATTCATCTGCGGGATAGACCGTGTCGATATGACAGCCGATCCCGTTGCACTGCGCCGACTGATCGTCAATCTTATACAGAACGCGATTAAGCACGGCGGTGAAGACGTTACGATCGCGGTCGAAGTCAAAGCGAACGCCACCCACGCCGTGATGGAGGTTACCGATACCGGTCCGGGCATTCCACCGGCATGGCGCGACCAAATATTCGAGTCCTTCTCTCGCTATTCACGCAGTGCGCCCGGCGCTGGACTCGGTCTTGCCATCGTCCGGGAAATCGCGATGATGCACGGGGGCCGCGCGAGCTACTTCGAACCGGGCATGCGCGGCACCGGCATCCGCGTACAGTTGCCGTGTTCTACGGGAGGAAGGCAGGAACGTTTGACGGCCTAA
- a CDS encoding D-2-hydroxyacid dehydrogenase family protein, translating into MPISILKAPLNIAVIDDYQNAVRRLSTFSKLDGHDVTIVHDVLTDPAELAGRIRDSQVLVPIRERTVIDESFLERVPSLRLISQTGKGVAHIDVAACTRRGIAVAASAGNSYAPAELTWALVLAAARRLPAEVASAKAGRWQAGTIGVELRTRVLGIFGYGSIGRIVAQYGKAFGMRVLVWGRKASLEAAVSDGFEAAESKAAFFEQSDVITLHLRLSEATRGIVGAGDLARMKSDSILVNTSRAALIAPDELAAALRAGRPGFAAVDAYETEPAYDDPLFALENAICAPHLGYLERDTYEVFFGGAFDNILAFEAGNPTNLVNPEVLR; encoded by the coding sequence ATGCCTATCTCGATACTCAAGGCACCGCTTAATATCGCGGTGATTGATGACTATCAGAACGCGGTCCGCCGGCTTTCGACCTTTTCGAAGCTGGATGGACATGACGTGACCATCGTTCACGACGTGCTGACCGATCCGGCCGAACTGGCGGGGCGCATTCGCGACTCCCAAGTGCTCGTGCCGATCCGCGAGCGGACCGTGATCGACGAGAGTTTCCTCGAACGCGTGCCTTCGTTGCGGCTCATCAGCCAGACTGGGAAAGGTGTCGCGCATATCGATGTGGCAGCCTGTACGCGTCGTGGTATCGCCGTTGCGGCGAGCGCCGGCAATTCGTACGCGCCGGCAGAGCTGACATGGGCGCTAGTACTGGCCGCCGCGCGTCGTCTGCCGGCCGAAGTCGCAAGCGCGAAGGCAGGCCGTTGGCAAGCCGGTACGATCGGCGTCGAACTGCGTACGCGCGTGTTGGGTATATTCGGTTATGGTTCGATCGGCCGTATCGTAGCGCAGTACGGCAAGGCATTCGGTATGCGTGTGCTGGTTTGGGGGCGCAAAGCGTCGCTCGAAGCGGCAGTGTCCGATGGCTTCGAGGCCGCCGAGTCGAAGGCCGCTTTTTTCGAACAAAGCGATGTGATAACGCTGCATTTGCGTTTGAGCGAAGCCACCCGAGGGATCGTCGGGGCTGGCGATCTTGCACGCATGAAGTCCGACTCAATTCTGGTCAACACCAGCCGCGCTGCACTGATCGCCCCCGATGAGCTTGCGGCCGCGCTACGGGCGGGCCGCCCGGGGTTCGCAGCAGTAGATGCGTACGAGACCGAGCCGGCATACGATGACCCGCTCTTCGCACTGGAAAATGCTATCTGCGCACCGCATTTGGGATACCTTGAGAGAGATACTTACGAGGTTTTTTTCGGCGGTGCGTTTGACAACATCCTCGCATTCGAGGCGGGAAATCCCACTAATCTCGTCAACCCCGAAGTCTTGAGATAG
- a CDS encoding MipA/OmpV family protein yields the protein MIRYFPFWLRKLIGLRIQLAFLDLSMNLRLAFCFAAVAAGLGMTSLARAEDYKITVGGGFDVAPRYLGSDEYHFIPVPYLNVVTSSGVYVDTDRGVGYKLHLPHNFYLDMNLNYVAGRKDTDETFQSGSDALRGLGNTPSALDATVTAGYRFATVGSLSVAADLPLSNRSIGDAWQAALEVPVLVAGPNVVTSKTVAHFGSQTYNQTMWGVNATQSAASGYRQYAVGSGFDSVDFDLIWLHRFNQHWSLETKGGLTRIIGDAAHSPIVQRSLSLNVGTVMGYSF from the coding sequence GTGATTCGCTATTTCCCCTTCTGGTTGAGAAAATTGATCGGATTGCGAATCCAGCTTGCTTTCCTGGATCTTTCGATGAATCTACGACTTGCTTTTTGCTTTGCCGCGGTCGCGGCAGGGCTCGGTATGACCTCATTGGCGCGTGCCGAAGACTATAAGATTACGGTGGGCGGTGGTTTCGATGTCGCGCCACGTTATCTCGGTAGCGACGAATATCACTTCATTCCCGTTCCGTATCTCAACGTCGTCACGTCATCGGGCGTCTATGTCGATACCGATCGTGGTGTAGGCTATAAGCTGCATCTGCCGCACAACTTCTATCTCGATATGAACCTGAACTATGTTGCCGGCCGCAAAGACACTGACGAGACATTCCAAAGCGGCTCGGACGCATTGCGGGGCTTGGGCAACACACCGAGTGCCCTAGACGCGACGGTGACCGCAGGGTATCGTTTTGCCACTGTGGGCTCCCTAAGCGTTGCGGCCGATCTTCCGCTCAGCAACCGCAGCATTGGTGATGCGTGGCAGGCCGCGCTCGAAGTGCCGGTTCTTGTTGCCGGCCCGAATGTCGTAACCTCAAAGACTGTGGCTCACTTCGGTAGCCAGACCTACAACCAGACCATGTGGGGCGTGAACGCAACGCAAAGCGCGGCGTCGGGCTACCGCCAGTACGCGGTCGGAAGCGGTTTCGATTCGGTAGATTTCGACCTCATCTGGCTTCATCGCTTCAATCAACACTGGTCGCTGGAGACCAAGGGCGGCCTGACTCGCATAATCGGCGACGCAGCCCACAGCCCCATTGTTCAGCGCAGCTTGTCTTTGAACGTCGGTACGGTCATGGGATACTCGTTCTAG
- a CDS encoding NAD-binding protein, whose product MSILRHISRKLIYAGVSGDCRALKAIDNLVQVASFLIAHEAPLTSKKLGLDPAVIGNISGTNHNTQTKFRRLLLSDTYGYWLPLDLLLNAVGIATQTERELDAHAPFSENACSAGKPRAIRQVADTTTP is encoded by the coding sequence ATGTCCATCCTGCGTCACATAAGCCGCAAGTTGATCTATGCGGGTGTGAGCGGTGACTGCCGCGCGCTCAAAGCGATCGACAATCTGGTTCAGGTGGCCAGCTTCCTGATCGCGCATGAAGCGCCGCTGACTAGCAAGAAGCTCGGCCTCGATCCGGCAGTGATAGGTAACATATCTGGAACGAACCACAACACGCAGACGAAATTTCGAAGGCTTCTGCTATCAGACACTTATGGCTATTGGTTGCCACTCGATCTGCTCTTGAACGCCGTTGGCATCGCCACACAGACCGAGCGCGAGCTGGATGCACACGCACCGTTTTCGGAAAATGCCTGTAGCGCTGGCAAGCCGCGCGCGATACGCCAGGTAGCGGACACGACCACACCGTAA
- a CDS encoding MFS transporter produces the protein MSQSTTTITRNARWTDGLTPAHWRTLAGGFLGWIFDGYEAMAPLLIMTPMLHSVLSNSQAKSVGLYAGLLLGITLIGWGIGGLAGGVVADYMGRKKVMLWSVLLYAAFSGGTAFAHGFVSLVSLRFLTGLAMGSEWSTGVALVSETWPDGARAKGVSFLQSGYGWGTFIAGIAWYMLSRAMPDSPDAWRWMFVLGALPALFVLYLRRGVDESEKWAAAVKGAQWVEEEFGEHGTPSRRPFPLKQLLASPTSRKLLLSSLLLSMVTSTGLWAVSSWLPTHVVTLAQGEGLPDAQLWGAKVSLIYTAGAIVAYLAAGFVVDVIGRRAFVCATFAGSLAMTIVTYHFVVTPQTMMWVAPISGFFTLGCSYVWMAIYPTELFRSSVRATAISFVFNGARLVIWVFPILAGSMIRSLGGIPHAALLFGSIYVIGIIVPWFMPETLGLPLPD, from the coding sequence ATGTCGCAAAGCACTACGACGATCACGCGAAACGCGCGTTGGACCGACGGCCTCACCCCCGCACACTGGCGTACGCTGGCCGGTGGCTTTCTCGGCTGGATTTTCGACGGCTACGAAGCAATGGCGCCGTTGTTGATCATGACTCCCATGCTGCACTCGGTACTGAGTAACTCACAGGCAAAGAGTGTGGGACTCTACGCCGGACTCCTGCTCGGTATCACTCTAATCGGGTGGGGAATCGGTGGACTCGCTGGTGGCGTGGTGGCGGACTACATGGGGCGCAAGAAGGTAATGCTCTGGTCCGTACTGCTGTATGCCGCCTTCTCGGGTGGCACCGCATTCGCGCACGGATTTGTCTCACTTGTCTCCCTGCGGTTTCTCACCGGGCTCGCCATGGGCAGCGAATGGAGCACGGGCGTCGCGCTTGTCTCCGAAACGTGGCCGGATGGGGCGCGCGCCAAGGGCGTGAGCTTTCTCCAGTCCGGCTACGGTTGGGGCACCTTCATTGCCGGCATTGCGTGGTACATGCTTTCCCGCGCGATGCCAGACTCGCCCGACGCCTGGCGCTGGATGTTCGTACTCGGCGCGTTGCCGGCGCTCTTCGTCCTGTATCTGCGCAGAGGCGTGGACGAATCAGAAAAGTGGGCGGCAGCCGTCAAAGGCGCGCAATGGGTGGAGGAGGAATTCGGCGAACACGGTACACCGAGCCGCCGCCCCTTCCCTCTAAAGCAACTGCTCGCCTCCCCCACCTCGCGCAAACTGCTGCTGAGCTCGCTGCTGCTTTCCATGGTGACCTCCACCGGGTTGTGGGCCGTTTCGTCATGGCTGCCCACACATGTCGTCACTCTTGCGCAAGGCGAGGGCCTACCCGACGCGCAGTTGTGGGGCGCCAAGGTTTCCCTCATATATACCGCGGGTGCGATCGTTGCCTATCTTGCGGCGGGCTTCGTTGTCGACGTGATCGGCCGCCGTGCATTCGTGTGCGCAACCTTCGCCGGCTCTCTCGCCATGACGATCGTGACGTACCACTTCGTAGTCACACCGCAGACGATGATGTGGGTCGCCCCCATCAGCGGATTTTTCACCCTCGGCTGCTCCTATGTATGGATGGCTATCTACCCGACCGAGCTGTTCCGTTCTTCGGTGCGTGCCACGGCCATCAGCTTCGTGTTCAACGGCGCCCGCCTCGTCATCTGGGTCTTCCCGATACTGGCGGGTTCAATGATCCGTTCTCTGGGCGGCATTCCTCACGCAGCACTGCTGTTCGGCAGCATTTACGTGATCGGCATCATCGTGCCTTGGTTCATGCCCGAAACCCTCGGCCTACCGCTGCCCGACTGA
- a CDS encoding MFS transporter: MHPTIRETTAPAFPQPEEFKHWRRNLLVCVCGSFTTIVAMTLMLPFLPLYVEELGVSDRAAIVQWSGVAFGATFFTAALTAPIWGKLADRYGRKLMLVRASLGMAIVMSLMGSAHNIWQLVALRLLAGLLGGYASGSTVLVATQTPQARCGWALGILASGIMAGNVAGPLIGGTLPSLIGIRSTFHAVGAVIFATFLATIFFIKRDPPAAAHAGKKSGWNAINDTRPVFAMLLTGMLLMLANMSIEPIITVYVAQLVQPHQVAFVSGLVMSGAALGSVLSASPLGKLADRVGHWKVIIASLVACAVLLIPQAFVTQGWELVVLRFLMGVALGGLLPCIASVIRHSVPSGMAGAMLGYSTSSQYAGQVVGPLIGGFVGGHVGMRAVFWATAVLMAAGAMGNGLMRSRVEVAQAKIARRSTGT, from the coding sequence ATGCATCCAACCATCCGGGAAACCACGGCTCCCGCGTTTCCCCAACCCGAAGAATTTAAGCATTGGCGCCGCAACTTGCTGGTCTGTGTTTGCGGTTCGTTCACGACCATCGTTGCCATGACGTTGATGCTGCCCTTCCTGCCGCTCTATGTCGAAGAGCTCGGGGTAAGCGATCGGGCAGCGATCGTCCAGTGGTCGGGCGTCGCATTCGGTGCGACATTCTTCACTGCGGCACTCACCGCTCCCATTTGGGGCAAGCTGGCCGATCGCTACGGACGCAAGCTTATGCTTGTGCGCGCGAGTCTTGGCATGGCTATCGTTATGTCACTCATGGGATCGGCTCACAACATCTGGCAACTCGTCGCGCTGCGGCTACTCGCCGGGCTGCTTGGCGGCTATGCCTCTGGATCGACGGTGCTCGTCGCAACGCAAACACCGCAGGCGCGCTGTGGCTGGGCGCTCGGCATACTTGCTTCAGGCATCATGGCAGGCAACGTTGCAGGGCCACTGATCGGCGGCACCCTGCCCTCACTCATAGGCATACGCTCGACGTTTCATGCGGTCGGTGCCGTTATCTTTGCAACCTTCCTCGCCACCATATTTTTCATCAAGCGCGATCCGCCGGCGGCCGCCCACGCTGGTAAGAAGAGCGGCTGGAACGCTATTAACGACACGCGACCCGTGTTCGCCATGCTTCTGACTGGCATGCTTCTAATGCTGGCCAACATGTCGATTGAGCCCATCATCACGGTCTATGTGGCGCAACTCGTTCAGCCTCACCAGGTGGCCTTCGTCTCCGGTCTTGTGATGTCCGGTGCTGCGCTCGGCAGCGTCCTCTCAGCCTCACCACTCGGCAAGCTCGCCGATCGCGTAGGTCATTGGAAAGTCATCATTGCGAGCCTCGTGGCGTGTGCAGTACTCCTTATCCCTCAAGCCTTCGTGACGCAAGGATGGGAGCTCGTCGTACTGCGCTTTCTCATGGGTGTCGCGCTTGGCGGCCTTTTGCCCTGTATCGCGAGCGTGATCCGGCATTCCGTCCCATCTGGCATGGCGGGAGCCATGCTGGGATACTCCACGTCTTCGCAGTATGCTGGCCAGGTGGTAGGGCCGCTCATAGGTGGCTTTGTCGGTGGCCACGTCGGCATGCGCGCGGTTTTCTGGGCCACGGCGGTGCTGATGGCTGCGGGCGCGATGGGCAACGGGCTGATGCGCTCACGTGTAGAAGTGGCGCAAGCGAAGATCGCGAGGCGATCAACCGGCACCTGA
- a CDS encoding response regulator transcription factor, with protein sequence MRILMIEDEPELAAAVTSALRKRNIGVDSVPCIQDAYFAVSEWDYTVVLLDRSLPDGDGLTAIPYLRNSVPGIPIIVLTAAGEVAARIEGLEAGADDYLCKPFSMDELAARLRALARRTPVLQPVKVTAGFLELDLESLTVSVRGETIDLRRRELLALQILMQNADKTVRRHQLVAHVYGLGEDFYSNTLDAHISRLRGKLSQANAGVEIRPVRGIGYLLCAQG encoded by the coding sequence ATGCGCATCCTGATGATCGAAGACGAACCCGAACTCGCCGCCGCCGTCACAAGCGCGTTGAGGAAGCGCAACATCGGAGTCGACAGCGTACCCTGCATCCAGGATGCGTACTTCGCTGTTAGCGAATGGGATTACACCGTTGTCCTGCTGGACCGCTCGTTGCCCGACGGTGATGGGCTCACTGCGATTCCTTACCTCCGTAACTCCGTTCCGGGCATTCCTATCATCGTTCTGACTGCAGCGGGAGAAGTGGCGGCACGCATCGAGGGCCTCGAAGCCGGCGCCGACGACTACCTCTGCAAGCCCTTCTCGATGGACGAGCTCGCAGCCCGATTGCGTGCGTTGGCAAGGCGTACCCCAGTACTGCAACCCGTCAAAGTAACCGCGGGATTCCTTGAGCTCGATCTTGAGTCGTTGACGGTCAGCGTGCGCGGAGAAACGATCGATCTTCGTCGACGTGAACTTCTCGCCCTCCAGATACTCATGCAAAACGCCGACAAGACGGTCAGACGCCACCAGCTCGTCGCACACGTCTATGGCTTGGGAGAAGATTTCTACTCCAACACCCTCGATGCCCACATCTCCAGGCTCCGCGGCAAACTTAGCCAAGCCAACGCGGGGGTTGAGATCCGGCCGGTGCGCGGTATCGGCTATCTACTTTGTGCGCAGGGATGA
- a CDS encoding GntR family transcriptional regulator, with product MSDEIVMLRPEMLRHQVEHALRQAIVSGRFAPGARLVERELCELLGVSRTSIREALRKLESEKLVSIVPHKGPVVAVMSRGEAAELYAIRALLEGYAARCFAEHASDAAMESFGEAVQAVKTSALTGDGDGLLKSKNLLYDVLLDHCGNTLAKEILRSLYSRVSLLRATSLMQPDRMPASLKEIDRLYKALKAHDGEAAEAAARKHVENAERAAMRMLKDDAAGA from the coding sequence ATGTCCGATGAGATTGTCATGTTACGCCCGGAAATGCTCCGTCACCAGGTAGAGCACGCCTTGCGTCAGGCTATAGTGTCTGGCCGCTTCGCACCAGGTGCGCGCCTTGTGGAACGGGAGTTGTGCGAACTGCTGGGCGTGAGCCGTACCTCTATCCGCGAGGCGCTGCGCAAGCTTGAAAGCGAGAAACTTGTGAGTATCGTTCCGCATAAGGGACCGGTCGTCGCGGTCATGTCGCGAGGCGAGGCGGCAGAGCTCTATGCGATCCGCGCGCTGCTCGAAGGATATGCAGCGCGCTGCTTTGCGGAGCACGCCAGCGATGCGGCGATGGAAAGCTTCGGAGAGGCGGTGCAGGCGGTGAAGACCAGTGCGCTGACCGGTGACGGCGATGGCCTGCTGAAGTCCAAGAACTTGCTTTACGATGTTTTGCTCGATCACTGCGGCAATACGCTGGCTAAAGAGATACTTCGTAGCCTGTACTCGCGCGTGAGCCTTTTGCGCGCGACTTCGCTCATGCAGCCTGATCGTATGCCGGCGAGCCTCAAGGAAATCGACCGTTTATATAAGGCGCTCAAGGCCCACGACGGCGAGGCAGCCGAGGCTGCGGCCCGCAAACACGTGGAGAATGCCGAGAGGGCGGCAATGCGCATGCTCAAGGATGATGCAGCGGGTGCGTGA